One Curtobacterium herbarum genomic window carries:
- a CDS encoding DUF3145 domain-containing protein — MGKSHLTIGGIVTGTTSGVLYVHSSPRALCPHVEWAAGRAMNRAVNFSWLDQPALDGSRRTEFTWSGPVGSGAAIASALRGWEHLRFEVTEDATTEADGGRWMHTPDLGVFYAQTDVSGNMVVPEDRIRYAMEIAGSNALELHRELRLALGQAWDDELEPFRHAAEGNPVVWLHRVG, encoded by the coding sequence ATGGGGAAGTCGCACCTGACGATCGGAGGAATCGTGACTGGGACAACGTCAGGAGTGCTCTACGTGCACTCCTCACCACGCGCGCTCTGCCCACACGTCGAATGGGCGGCAGGTCGCGCGATGAACCGTGCCGTGAACTTCTCGTGGCTGGATCAGCCCGCACTCGACGGTTCGCGCCGTACCGAGTTCACCTGGTCCGGACCGGTCGGGTCCGGCGCGGCGATCGCCTCTGCGCTGCGCGGGTGGGAGCACCTGCGCTTCGAGGTCACCGAGGACGCCACCACCGAGGCCGACGGCGGCCGGTGGATGCACACGCCCGACCTCGGTGTGTTCTACGCGCAGACCGACGTCAGCGGCAACATGGTCGTCCCCGAGGACCGGATCCGCTACGCGATGGAGATCGCCGGCAGCAACGCCCTCGAACTGCACCGGGAGCTCCGGCTCGCCCTCGGGCAGGCGTGGGACGACGAACTCGAGCCGTTCCGGCACGCCGCCGAGGGCAACCCCGTCGTCTGGCTGCACCGCGTCGGCTGA